A stretch of the Argentina anserina chromosome 6, drPotAnse1.1, whole genome shotgun sequence genome encodes the following:
- the LOC126796982 gene encoding uncharacterized protein LOC126796982: MAPKVGNRKRKEVSSNDDDDANDDRDHNAVVKRQTKDTRKEKQKEATNKARATTKKTIAHPKPTKMQKKEMRKGRDREETNKTRKASSSRAEKGNDNKCIM, encoded by the exons ATGGCCCCAAAAGTAGgcaatagaaaaagaaaagaagttagTAGCAATGACGATGACGATGCAAATGATGATAGAGATCACAATGCAGTAGTGAAGAGGCAAACAAAAgacacaagaaaagaaaaacagaaggAG GCAACAAATAAAGCAAGGGCAACAACAAAGAAGACTATTGCTCATCCAAAGCCAACCAAGATGCAAAAAAAAGAGATGAGGAAAGGAAGAGACCGAGAG GAAACAAATAAAACAAGGAAGGCTAGTAGTAGTAGAGCTGAGAAAGGAAACGACAATAAA TGTATCATGTAA